In Candidatus Gastranaerophilales bacterium, a single genomic region encodes these proteins:
- a CDS encoding phosphodiester glycosidase family protein, whose amino-acid sequence MYALLLEEQKRFEKIAVNSIYCMLALAIFSGQALFTNNSLFAHETISPSMGAGLYSTKLPPANQPSLAVEKNKWDKNIRQKYRNARITYVDSGIVHVKLTKYINSQPIKINVVEVNRKINPNIELAPALASSTLARKATIRNIAQKNNAVVAVNGTYFKPQSGVPLGTLMIDKKILTGPIYNRVAMGIGENDFKMARVEFDGKIHNLFTSVPIDNINQPRMLATHVLAYTRDWGQYSPPTPKYGVQMAIQDGKIIQISDGSIQIPKDGYVISGPKEKLKPFFNGKSVQIDINTSPNWNDMKHIVSGGPYLVKDGNLFVDTAAQKLNAISGKNPRTAIGYTADNNFIIVTIDGREQSSVGVNIWDLAKIMKSFGCYNAMNLDGGGSSVMYVKGNIVNAPAVKGGIALSNAFTVSITPDTKISYDERE is encoded by the coding sequence ATGTACGCGCTGTTATTAGAAGAACAAAAACGTTTCGAGAAAATAGCGGTTAACTCTATCTACTGTATGTTGGCACTGGCGATTTTCTCAGGACAAGCTTTGTTTACTAATAACTCTCTTTTTGCTCACGAAACAATATCTCCTTCGATGGGTGCGGGGTTGTATTCAACGAAGCTTCCGCCTGCTAATCAGCCTAGCCTTGCAGTCGAGAAAAACAAATGGGATAAGAATATTCGGCAGAAATACAGAAATGCAAGGATTACCTATGTCGATAGCGGCATTGTTCATGTGAAATTAACAAAATATATAAATTCTCAGCCTATTAAAATTAATGTAGTGGAAGTTAACAGAAAAATTAATCCAAATATTGAACTGGCTCCGGCTCTTGCCTCTAGTACTTTAGCCAGAAAAGCAACAATAAGGAATATTGCTCAAAAGAACAATGCTGTAGTTGCTGTAAACGGGACTTATTTCAAGCCTCAATCAGGAGTGCCTTTGGGGACTTTGATGATAGACAAAAAAATATTGACGGGTCCTATTTACAACAGAGTTGCGATGGGAATCGGCGAAAACGATTTTAAAATGGCAAGAGTTGAATTTGACGGAAAAATACATAACTTATTTACAAGTGTACCAATAGACAATATTAACCAGCCGAGGATGCTTGCAACCCATGTTTTGGCATATACGAGGGACTGGGGGCAATATTCTCCACCCACGCCAAAGTATGGGGTTCAGATGGCTATTCAAGATGGCAAAATCATACAAATTTCAGACGGCTCAATTCAAATTCCTAAAGATGGATATGTTATATCCGGTCCAAAAGAAAAATTGAAGCCGTTTTTTAATGGAAAAAGTGTACAAATAGACATTAATACTTCACCAAATTGGAATGATATGAAGCACATAGTCAGTGGTGGCCCTTATCTTGTTAAAGACGGCAATCTCTTTGTTGATACAGCAGCTCAAAAATTGAATGCTATATCAGGTAAAAACCCTAGAACTGCAATAGGCTACACGGCAGATAACAACTTTATAATTGTGACAATCGATGGGCGGGAGCAATCTTCTGTCGGCGTAAATATCTGGGATTTGGCGAAAATAATGAAATCTTTCGGCTGCTACAACGCTATGAATCTTGATGGCGGCGGCTCAAGCGTTATGTATGTTAAAGGAAACATTGTAAACGCTCCGGCAGTCAAAGGCGGAATCGCTCTAAGTAACGCATTCACTGTCTCAATAACTCCTGATACGAAAATATCTTATGACGAAAGAGAATGA
- a CDS encoding type II secretion system protein: MKKCKAFTLAEVLITLVIIGVIAAMTIPALLNNTNKQEYRTGAKKALSVLNQAVSQHYALTGETLDDIINNCDYDSDCVYDEFWSKRFNVASTASSSDAYHYGDVIVYTTDGIAYSYESDFYSISVDVNGEKGPNMVTTNPNDVKDGFRYGRVYNDDLGGWQNSIIPCEESGTAGVILDSIDDDTYYGEGCIAS, from the coding sequence ATGAAAAAATGTAAAGCATTTACCTTGGCAGAAGTTTTGATTACATTGGTTATTATCGGCGTAATCGCAGCGATGACGATACCTGCATTATTGAATAATACTAATAAACAAGAATATAGAACTGGTGCGAAAAAAGCTTTATCTGTATTGAACCAAGCTGTATCACAACACTATGCTTTGACTGGGGAAACACTTGACGATATAATTAATAATTGTGATTATGACTCAGATTGTGTTTATGATGAATTCTGGTCAAAAAGATTTAATGTTGCTTCAACTGCTTCATCTTCTGATGCTTATCACTATGGAGATGTTATCGTTTACACAACTGACGGAATTGCTTACAGTTATGAAAGTGATTTTTATTCTATTTCTGTTGATGTAAATGGTGAAAAAGGTCCCAATATGGTTACTACTAATCCTAATGATGTTAAAGACGGCTTTAGATATGGACGTGTTTATAATGATGATTTAGGCGGTTGGCAAAATTCAATAATACCTTGTGAAGAGAGTGGCACAGCAGGTGTTATTTTAGATAGCATTGATGATGATACCTATTATGGAG